From Bradyrhizobium erythrophlei:
TACTCGATCAGCAACAAGCGGCCAGCATGGGCGCCTTGTGACAATCCCAGATACGACGCCGACGCTCTTCGGTCGGCGCACATGATTTGCTCCAGACCGGCGAGGATGCCCAACAGCGTATCCGAAGGCCGCGAAAAGTAGTCGACACCAATAAACCGATTGCGTCCCGCCGGGATAATAGTGGTCGTGATAACACCGGAGCGAACGGCTTCCAGCATAAGCCGGACACTTCTTTCGAGCAAACGAACCCTGCGAATTGCATCCTCGGAATCCATGATGGTGTCGGGATCGAGAACATCGGGATAGAACCAGGCAAAGTCTCGCGGATAATATGCCGATGCGTGCGGCGCTCCCGTGACGAGAAAGGATTCTGTCGCGGAAAATGCGCTGTTCATCGAGTTCGTGTACAGCTCATCGATTTCCGAAGATAAATGATGCCTCTTTCTCAGGAATCGATCGCCGAGAAAATTTGCCGCCTGAATTCCGTTGGCAACACAGGTGGCAACCAGACCCCGGTAAAACCGGTACTCGCTATTTGACGAAATGGGGCTCTTCATATCCATGGATGAACAATGTCCTGCGGCCTCGGGAATCACTTTTGGGTAGCCTAAAGATCGTTGATTCGTCTCTGTCAAATGACTGCGATGCCTGCTCCTGCAAGCGCGTAAGGTGGCTTAGTTAGCGCAGCGTAACCCACCTGTTTTTCATCCGGCGAAAGGCGGATTACGCCTTTGGCTAATCCACCCAACGAGCTTGGTTCATCTTGGGACCTTCCCTTGTCCCTTTAACCATCCGGTGCGCCGGAACGCCGCATGGAACTGTTCGAAGGTCCGGCGGACCATGAAATGAGCGTAGGTGACTATGAGCAGCGACATCCCGACGGCAAAACCTATCTTGGATTCGTTCTCTTATGGGACGCAATCATCCTTGTCGTGTGGATGTTTTGCATTGTCCTTTTCGCGGCCGGTTACGTGGCAGCGGGCATCTTCACAATCCTACTAACCGGTTATGCGCACCCAGCAGACTCATGGGCTTGCGGCCTGGGTAGCGCGCTCGACGGCGAAGGCGCCAACAGCCCGTTCTCGGCGGCGCTGTCGCGCCATATCGGCACGCCCGGGATCGAGGTGCGGCAGATGCTGACGCGGGTGCGCGCCGAGGTGGTCGCCAAAACCAGCGGCAAGCAGGTGCCGTAGTCGAACTCCTCGCTGCTCGGCGAGGTGTTTCTGGCGGCGAAATGAGGACCGGATTTCGTCGTGAGTGATGGGTCCGCTCGCGCCGGCGCCGTAGCTACTCGGCGAAATAAACGGGGTGATCGATATCGGCGATGAGCCCTGGCTGTTCCGGCTCCCAACCGAGCTCCGCGCGGGTGCGCGCGCTCGATGTCGGGGCGTCCATGCCTGTGAACATCGCGAACCAGCCGAAGTGCTGGGCTGCCTCATCCGCTGGTTTGAGACCACGGGAATGTTCAGGCGGCGACCGATCACTTCTGCGATCGCCTTGAACGGCACGCCCTCTTCGGCGGTGGCATGGAACGGGCCTCCGGCGGTGCCCCGCTCCAGTGCGAGCCGATAGACGCGGGCGGCGTCGAGCCTGTGCACGGCCGGCCGGCGGTTGAGCCCCTCGCCGATATAGGCGGACACGCCTTTCTCGCGGGCGAACTGGACGAGCCGTGGAACGAAGCCGTGATCGCCATGGCCGTGGACCGAAGGGGCGGGCCGGACGGTCGTTGCCCGAACGCCGCGGGTCGCATCTGTGTTCGGGATGGTCATGACACTATCATCGCAGTTTCACATCGGCGTCGTCTTCGCCGCGCTATGGGAGGGCCCCTGTGTTTTAATGGAGGCATCAAAAATGAATAGATTTATCAGGCTGGCGGTTGCTGTATTGCTCGGCTCGACTGCGCTGAGCACGGCCGTGCGCGCCGATGAGGACGATAACGGTCATAGCGCTATCAAGCATGTGCTTCTGATCAGCGTGGATGGCATGCATGAGGTCGACCTGCAGCGTTACGTCAAGGGCCACCCGACATCGAATTTCGCCAAGCTGCTGAGGCATGGTCTGCATTACACCGACGCACACACGTCCCATCCGTCGGATTCCTTTCCCGGACTGCTGGCGTTCATGACCGGCGCCTCGCCGAAGACACACGGCATCTTTTATGACGACAGCTATGACCACACGCTGTATCCTCCCGGAAGCAACTGTCAGGGGACGGCGGGCACCGAAGCCACTTACTTCGAAGCGCTCGATTACGATCTGACCAAGCTCGACGGCGGTGGCCCGGCCGGTTCCGACCACATCAATCCGGCGAACCTGCCGATGCGCAAGGTCGGCAGCACTTGCCAGGTGGTGTATCCGAACCAGTACCTGAAGAACGATACGACGACCATCATGGAAGTCATCCATGCCGCCGGCAAGCGCACGGCCTGGTCGGACAAGCACCCCGCCTATCAGATCATCAGCGGTCCCTCCGGCAAGGGTCTTGATGAGCTCTATGCGCCCGAGATCAACTCGACGAGCGTGCTCGCTACCGCACCCCAGCTGGTCCCGACACCTCAGGCGAGTGACGACTGGACCGTGAACCCGGTTTACACCCGCTACTACGATAATCTGAAGGTCACTGCGGTCCTGAACTGGATCAAGGGCCTTGATCACACGGGGACGACGACGGTTGGCGTGCCCGCGATCTTCGGCATGAACTTCCAGGCCGTCAGCGTCGGCCAAAAGGTCACGGCCGATGGTTACACCGATGCAATCGGCACACCGAGCGCGCAGCTCGAGCTGTCGCTCGACTTCGTCGACAGCTCCCTCGGCCAGATGCTCGCGCAGCTTGACAACCAGCATCTCATCCAGAGTACGCTGGTAATCGTCGGTGCGAAGCATGGCCAGTCGCCGATTGACGTGAGCCAACTTCACATGCTGCAGGGCAGCGCCAATCCGAGGCTCCTGTTCGGCCATGCCGACGTTATCGACCCGGTCGACCTCCTGACCGCCGGTGGTGTCGCGGTGGCGCAGGAGACTGCCGACGACGTCTCGCTGATCTGGCTGGCCGATCAGACCCAGGCCAAGAAGGCGGTCGCCATCCTCGAGAACGACCGGGCTCTCCTGAACCACGCTCGGATCGAGAAGATTTATGCGGGCGACGACCTGCAAGATAAGTTCGGCGACCCGGCCCTTGGCCGCACGCCCGACATCATTATCCAGCCAATCCACGGCACGATCTATAGCCGTAGCGCGGCGAAGGTTTCCGAGCATGGCGGCCTCACCGACGACGACACCCACGTCCTGCTGGTCGCCGCCAACCCGAGCTTCGAAGGAGCTGTGATTGGTGACAAGGTCGAGAACAAGCAGGTCGCGCCGACGATTCTGCGCGTGCTCGGCCTCGATGCCGACAAGCTCACTGGCGCCCGCGCGGAGCACACCCGGGCCCTGCCCGGTTTCGACCGCTGAACGAAACGTCTGACAAGACCAAGACCTCAAATCGACGGCGCCCGGTTCTATTCGGGCGCCGTTTTCTTGCAGCACTCTTTAAAAGTCGGTTTTTGGCACATCGCTTCATTCCGCTGGGCTGCGGAATTTGGTCGCTATAGGGGCATAGCGGACTCTGGCAAGCTGCGCGCCCGGCAGATTTACGCCCCATCAAAGTGATCGGCGCGGTGCTCGAAGGCTCCGACCGTCCGCTGCTCATGACGTCCGGTGTGGCGCACCTCGCCCCCGGCCGCACGGCGACCGAGCAGGATGTGCCACCTTTCAACTCTCCTTCCTCGGGCCGCTCTGCACCAGCGAGGGCACGCCGGCCGACAAGCAGATCGACGCCTGCAACAGGATCATCGCGCTGAAGGCGTTCGCCGGCGAGAAGCTGGCGACGGTCTATTTCTGGCGCGCGGTCGGCTGGAACAAGAAGGGCGACTACGCCAAGGTGACCGGAAGTGGTCTGCCGACGGCCGAACTGACGCGATTGACCCAAGCGGTCATCAGCCACAACGCCAGCATCG
This genomic window contains:
- a CDS encoding alkaline phosphatase family protein, with the translated sequence MTLSSQFHIGVVFAALWEGPCVLMEASKMNRFIRLAVAVLLGSTALSTAVRADEDDNGHSAIKHVLLISVDGMHEVDLQRYVKGHPTSNFAKLLRHGLHYTDAHTSHPSDSFPGLLAFMTGASPKTHGIFYDDSYDHTLYPPGSNCQGTAGTEATYFEALDYDLTKLDGGGPAGSDHINPANLPMRKVGSTCQVVYPNQYLKNDTTTIMEVIHAAGKRTAWSDKHPAYQIISGPSGKGLDELYAPEINSTSVLATAPQLVPTPQASDDWTVNPVYTRYYDNLKVTAVLNWIKGLDHTGTTTVGVPAIFGMNFQAVSVGQKVTADGYTDAIGTPSAQLELSLDFVDSSLGQMLAQLDNQHLIQSTLVIVGAKHGQSPIDVSQLHMLQGSANPRLLFGHADVIDPVDLLTAGGVAVAQETADDVSLIWLADQTQAKKAVAILENDRALLNHARIEKIYAGDDLQDKFGDPALGRTPDIIIQPIHGTIYSRSAAKVSEHGGLTDDDTHVLLVAANPSFEGAVIGDKVENKQVAPTILRVLGLDADKLTGARAEHTRALPGFDR